A single window of Nicotiana tomentosiformis chromosome 1, ASM39032v3, whole genome shotgun sequence DNA harbors:
- the LOC104109238 gene encoding pollen-specific leucine-rich repeat extensin-like protein 3 isoform X3: MASGFFLLFFLVSFCSLSSSSFAITDVEAASIARRQLLGDKGEYDMTINMAFANSRLKKAYVALQAWKKAIYSDPTNFTANWEGPNVCAYNGVFCDNALDNPNISVVAGIDLNHADIAGHLPVELGLLSDVSLIHINSNRFCGIIPKSIKNLTLLDEIDFSNNRFVGPFPEVVLELPKLKYLDLRYNNFEGSVPSALFEKNLDAIFLNNNRFHSTIPENLGNSNASVVVLANNKFFGCIPSSIGKMSSTIDELVFTNNDLSGCLPEEITKLTSLTTFDISGNKFVGSLPKDLKYMQQVEVFDIASNKFMGNVPENLCTLPNLANLTFSNNYFESLDQKCTPSRSHDLEIEGKENCLQEQPDQKTEKECLPVLSNPVDCSKGHCGFSPQGQSPKDPPKENTPSTPKKSPPKPTSPKPKPPHVSTPTLSPPPTPKSPPPKTTIPPPVTSPPPPVASPPPPPNYLPPSPPPVASPPPPPNTLPPPSPPPPLVQSPPPPVASPPPPVHSPPPPLASPPSPVASPPPPARSPPPPVASPPPPVHSPPPPVASPPPPVHSPPPPTMASPPPPVHSPPPPVASPPPPLIHSPPPPVALPPPPPTFEDVALPPSLGSLYASPPPPIFQGY; this comes from the exons ATGGCCTCGggtttttttcttctcttcttcctTGTATCATTCTgttctctttcttcatcttcttttGCAATAACTGATGTTGAGGCTGCTTCCATTGCTCGTCGCCAGCTTTTGGGTGACAAAGGCGAGTATGATATGACCATTAACATGGCATTCGCGAATTCCAGGTTGAAAAAAGCTTATGTTGCTCTTCAGGCATGGAAGAAAGCTATTTACTCCGACCCAACAAACTTCACGGCTAACTGGGAAGGTCCTAATGTTTGTGCCTATAATGGTGTCTTTTGTGACAATGCTCTCGACAATCCCAATATCTCTGTTGTTGCTGGCATTGATCTTAACCATGCAGACATAGCTGGACACCTCCCTGTCGAGCTTGGCCTTTTATCTGATGTTAGTCTTATCCACATTAACTCTAATCGGTTTTGTGGAATCATTCCTAAGAGCATTAAAAATCTTACGCTTTTAGATGAGATTGATTTCAGCAACAATCGTTTTGTGGGGCCATTCCCAGAAGTTGTGCTGGAATTGCCTAAGCTTAAATATCTTGATCTTAGGTACAACAATTTTGAAGGTTCAGTGCCTTCTGCACTATTTGAGAAGAATCTTGATGCCATATTTCTTAACAATAACCGATTCCATTCTACCATCCCTGAAAATTTGGGTAATTCTAATGCTTCAGTGGTGGTATTGGCGAATAACAAATTCTTTGGTTGCATTCCAAGCAGCATTGGCAAAATGAGTAGCACAATAGATGAGCTTGTTTTCACAAACAATGATCTCTCTGGTTGTTTACCTGAAGAAATTACCAAGCTGACGAGCCTAACGACGTTCGACATTAGCGGAAACAAGTTCGTTGGATCCTTACCAAAGGATTTGAAGTACATGCAGCAAGTTGAAGTCTTTGACATTGCATCCAACAAGTTCATGGGAAATGTTCCAGAAAACCTTTGTACCTTGCCCAACTTGGCCAATTTGACATTCTCCAACAACTATTTTGAGAGCTTGGACCAAAAATGTACGCCGTCGCGCTCCCATGATCTTGAAATTGAAGGCAAAGAAAATTGTTTGCAGGAACAACCAGATCAAAAGACAGAGAAGGAATGTTTACCAGTTTTGAGCAACCCTGTTGATTGTAGTAAAGGTCATTGTGGATTTTCTCCACAAGGGCAGAGTCCAAAGGATCCACCTAAAGAAAACACCCCTTCAACCCCCAAAAAGTCTCCACCAAAACCTACGAGTCCAAAACCAAAGCCACCTCATGTATCTACTCCAACCCTATCGCCACCACCGACTCCCAAATCACCTCCACCAAAAACCACCATTCCACCCCCGGTCACATCTCCACCACCGCCAGTTGCCTCACCTCCCCCACCACCAAATTATTTACCCCCATCCCCACCTCCAGTTGCCTCACCTCCCCCACCACCAAATACTTTACCACCACCATCACCGCCACCACCTCTAGTCCAATCTCCACCACCACCGGTGGCATCACCTCCACCTCCAGTCCActcaccaccaccaccactggCTTCACCTCCATCCCCAGTGGCTTCACCACCACCTCCAGCTCGATCTCCACCACCACCAGTGGCCTCACCTCCACCTCCCGTCCACTCACCACCGCCTCCAGTGGCGTCACCTCCACCTCCCGTCCACtcaccaccaccaccaacaaTGGCTTCACCTCCAC ctccCGTTCACTCACCACCGCCTCCGGTAGCGTCACCTCCACCGCCACTTATCCACTCACCACCCCCACCTGTAGCCTTACCTCCACCTCCACCCACTTTTGAGGATGTTGCTCTTCCTCCATCATTGGGCTCGCTATACGCATCACCACCGCCACCAATTTTCCAAGGTTATTAA
- the LOC104109238 gene encoding pollen-specific leucine-rich repeat extensin-like protein 3 isoform X1: MASGFFLLFFLVSFCSLSSSSFAITDVEAASIARRQLLGDKGEYDMTINMAFANSRLKKAYVALQAWKKAIYSDPTNFTANWEGPNVCAYNGVFCDNALDNPNISVVAGIDLNHADIAGHLPVELGLLSDVSLIHINSNRFCGIIPKSIKNLTLLDEIDFSNNRFVGPFPEVVLELPKLKYLDLRYNNFEGSVPSALFEKNLDAIFLNNNRFHSTIPENLGNSNASVVVLANNKFFGCIPSSIGKMSSTIDELVFTNNDLSGCLPEEITKLTSLTTFDISGNKFVGSLPKDLKYMQQVEVFDIASNKFMGNVPENLCTLPNLANLTFSNNYFESLDQKCTPSRSHDLEIEGKENCLQEQPDQKTEKECLPVLSNPVDCSKGHCGFSPQGQSPKDPPKENTPSTPKKSPPKPTSPKPKPPHVSTPTLSPPPTPKSPPPKTTIPPPVTSPPPPVASPPPPPNYLPPSPPPVASPPPPPNTLPPPSPPPPLVQSPPPPVASPPPPVHSPPPPLASPPSPVASPPPPARSPPPPVASPPPPVHSPPPPVASPPPPVHSPPPPTMASPPPPVHSPPPPVASPPPPPPVHSPPPPVASPPPPLIHSPPPPVALPPPPPTFEDVALPPSLGSLYASPPPPIFQGY; the protein is encoded by the coding sequence ATGGCCTCGggtttttttcttctcttcttcctTGTATCATTCTgttctctttcttcatcttcttttGCAATAACTGATGTTGAGGCTGCTTCCATTGCTCGTCGCCAGCTTTTGGGTGACAAAGGCGAGTATGATATGACCATTAACATGGCATTCGCGAATTCCAGGTTGAAAAAAGCTTATGTTGCTCTTCAGGCATGGAAGAAAGCTATTTACTCCGACCCAACAAACTTCACGGCTAACTGGGAAGGTCCTAATGTTTGTGCCTATAATGGTGTCTTTTGTGACAATGCTCTCGACAATCCCAATATCTCTGTTGTTGCTGGCATTGATCTTAACCATGCAGACATAGCTGGACACCTCCCTGTCGAGCTTGGCCTTTTATCTGATGTTAGTCTTATCCACATTAACTCTAATCGGTTTTGTGGAATCATTCCTAAGAGCATTAAAAATCTTACGCTTTTAGATGAGATTGATTTCAGCAACAATCGTTTTGTGGGGCCATTCCCAGAAGTTGTGCTGGAATTGCCTAAGCTTAAATATCTTGATCTTAGGTACAACAATTTTGAAGGTTCAGTGCCTTCTGCACTATTTGAGAAGAATCTTGATGCCATATTTCTTAACAATAACCGATTCCATTCTACCATCCCTGAAAATTTGGGTAATTCTAATGCTTCAGTGGTGGTATTGGCGAATAACAAATTCTTTGGTTGCATTCCAAGCAGCATTGGCAAAATGAGTAGCACAATAGATGAGCTTGTTTTCACAAACAATGATCTCTCTGGTTGTTTACCTGAAGAAATTACCAAGCTGACGAGCCTAACGACGTTCGACATTAGCGGAAACAAGTTCGTTGGATCCTTACCAAAGGATTTGAAGTACATGCAGCAAGTTGAAGTCTTTGACATTGCATCCAACAAGTTCATGGGAAATGTTCCAGAAAACCTTTGTACCTTGCCCAACTTGGCCAATTTGACATTCTCCAACAACTATTTTGAGAGCTTGGACCAAAAATGTACGCCGTCGCGCTCCCATGATCTTGAAATTGAAGGCAAAGAAAATTGTTTGCAGGAACAACCAGATCAAAAGACAGAGAAGGAATGTTTACCAGTTTTGAGCAACCCTGTTGATTGTAGTAAAGGTCATTGTGGATTTTCTCCACAAGGGCAGAGTCCAAAGGATCCACCTAAAGAAAACACCCCTTCAACCCCCAAAAAGTCTCCACCAAAACCTACGAGTCCAAAACCAAAGCCACCTCATGTATCTACTCCAACCCTATCGCCACCACCGACTCCCAAATCACCTCCACCAAAAACCACCATTCCACCCCCGGTCACATCTCCACCACCGCCAGTTGCCTCACCTCCCCCACCACCAAATTATTTACCCCCATCCCCACCTCCAGTTGCCTCACCTCCCCCACCACCAAATACTTTACCACCACCATCACCGCCACCACCTCTAGTCCAATCTCCACCACCACCGGTGGCATCACCTCCACCTCCAGTCCActcaccaccaccaccactggCTTCACCTCCATCCCCAGTGGCTTCACCACCACCTCCAGCTCGATCTCCACCACCACCAGTGGCCTCACCTCCACCTCCCGTCCACTCACCACCGCCTCCAGTGGCGTCACCTCCACCTCCCGTCCACtcaccaccaccaccaacaaTGGCTTCACCTCCACCTCCCGTTCACTCACCACCGCCACCAGTGGCCTcacctccacctccacctccCGTTCACTCACCACCGCCTCCGGTAGCGTCACCTCCACCGCCACTTATCCACTCACCACCCCCACCTGTAGCCTTACCTCCACCTCCACCCACTTTTGAGGATGTTGCTCTTCCTCCATCATTGGGCTCGCTATACGCATCACCACCGCCACCAATTTTCCAAGGTTATTAA
- the LOC104109238 gene encoding pollen-specific leucine-rich repeat extensin-like protein 4 isoform X5, which produces MASGFFLLFFLVSFCSLSSSSFAITDVEAASIARRQLLGDKGEYDMTINMAFANSRLKKAYVALQAWKKAIYSDPTNFTANWEGPNVCAYNGVFCDNALDNPNISVVAGIDLNHADIAGHLPVELGLLSDVSLIHINSNRFCGIIPKSIKNLTLLDEIDFSNNRFVGPFPEVVLELPKLKYLDLRYNNFEGSVPSALFEKNLDAIFLNNNRFHSTIPENLGNSNASVVVLANNKFFGCIPSSIGKMSSTIDELVFTNNDLSGCLPEEITKLTSLTTFDISGNKFVGSLPKDLKYMQQVEVFDIASNKFMGNVPENLCTLPNLANLTFSNNYFESLDQKCTPSRSHDLEIEGKENCLQEQPDQKTEKECLPVLSNPVDCSKGHCGFSPQGQSPKDPPKENTPSTPKKSPPKPTSPKPKPPHVSTPTLSPPPTPKSPPPKTTIPPPVTSPPPPVASPPPPPNYLPPSPPPVASPPPPPNTLPPPSPPPPLVQSPPPPVASPPPPVHSPPPPLASPPSPVASPPPPARSPPPPVASPPPPVASPPPPLIHSPPPPVALPPPPPTFEDVALPPSLGSLYASPPPPIFQGY; this is translated from the exons ATGGCCTCGggtttttttcttctcttcttcctTGTATCATTCTgttctctttcttcatcttcttttGCAATAACTGATGTTGAGGCTGCTTCCATTGCTCGTCGCCAGCTTTTGGGTGACAAAGGCGAGTATGATATGACCATTAACATGGCATTCGCGAATTCCAGGTTGAAAAAAGCTTATGTTGCTCTTCAGGCATGGAAGAAAGCTATTTACTCCGACCCAACAAACTTCACGGCTAACTGGGAAGGTCCTAATGTTTGTGCCTATAATGGTGTCTTTTGTGACAATGCTCTCGACAATCCCAATATCTCTGTTGTTGCTGGCATTGATCTTAACCATGCAGACATAGCTGGACACCTCCCTGTCGAGCTTGGCCTTTTATCTGATGTTAGTCTTATCCACATTAACTCTAATCGGTTTTGTGGAATCATTCCTAAGAGCATTAAAAATCTTACGCTTTTAGATGAGATTGATTTCAGCAACAATCGTTTTGTGGGGCCATTCCCAGAAGTTGTGCTGGAATTGCCTAAGCTTAAATATCTTGATCTTAGGTACAACAATTTTGAAGGTTCAGTGCCTTCTGCACTATTTGAGAAGAATCTTGATGCCATATTTCTTAACAATAACCGATTCCATTCTACCATCCCTGAAAATTTGGGTAATTCTAATGCTTCAGTGGTGGTATTGGCGAATAACAAATTCTTTGGTTGCATTCCAAGCAGCATTGGCAAAATGAGTAGCACAATAGATGAGCTTGTTTTCACAAACAATGATCTCTCTGGTTGTTTACCTGAAGAAATTACCAAGCTGACGAGCCTAACGACGTTCGACATTAGCGGAAACAAGTTCGTTGGATCCTTACCAAAGGATTTGAAGTACATGCAGCAAGTTGAAGTCTTTGACATTGCATCCAACAAGTTCATGGGAAATGTTCCAGAAAACCTTTGTACCTTGCCCAACTTGGCCAATTTGACATTCTCCAACAACTATTTTGAGAGCTTGGACCAAAAATGTACGCCGTCGCGCTCCCATGATCTTGAAATTGAAGGCAAAGAAAATTGTTTGCAGGAACAACCAGATCAAAAGACAGAGAAGGAATGTTTACCAGTTTTGAGCAACCCTGTTGATTGTAGTAAAGGTCATTGTGGATTTTCTCCACAAGGGCAGAGTCCAAAGGATCCACCTAAAGAAAACACCCCTTCAACCCCCAAAAAGTCTCCACCAAAACCTACGAGTCCAAAACCAAAGCCACCTCATGTATCTACTCCAACCCTATCGCCACCACCGACTCCCAAATCACCTCCACCAAAAACCACCATTCCACCCCCGGTCACATCTCCACCACCGCCAGTTGCCTCACCTCCCCCACCACCAAATTATTTACCCCCATCCCCACCTCCAGTTGCCTCACCTCCCCCACCACCAAATACTTTACCACCACCATCACCGCCACCACCTCTAGTCCAATCTCCACCACCACCGGTGGCATCACCTCCACCTCCAGTCCActcaccaccaccaccactggCTTCACCTCCATCCCCAGTGGCTTCACCACCACCTCCAGCTCGATCTCCACCACCACCAGTGGCCTCAC CACCGCCTCCGGTAGCGTCACCTCCACCGCCACTTATCCACTCACCACCCCCACCTGTAGCCTTACCTCCACCTCCACCCACTTTTGAGGATGTTGCTCTTCCTCCATCATTGGGCTCGCTATACGCATCACCACCGCCACCAATTTTCCAAGGTTATTAA
- the LOC104109238 gene encoding pollen-specific leucine-rich repeat extensin-like protein 3 isoform X4: protein MASGFFLLFFLVSFCSLSSSSFAITDVEAASIARRQLLGDKGEYDMTINMAFANSRLKKAYVALQAWKKAIYSDPTNFTANWEGPNVCAYNGVFCDNALDNPNISVVAGIDLNHADIAGHLPVELGLLSDVSLIHINSNRFCGIIPKSIKNLTLLDEIDFSNNRFVGPFPEVVLELPKLKYLDLRYNNFEGSVPSALFEKNLDAIFLNNNRFHSTIPENLGNSNASVVVLANNKFFGCIPSSIGKMSSTIDELVFTNNDLSGCLPEEITKLTSLTTFDISGNKFVGSLPKDLKYMQQVEVFDIASNKFMGNVPENLCTLPNLANLTFSNNYFESLDQKCTPSRSHDLEIEGKENCLQEQPDQKTEKECLPVLSNPVDCSKGHCGFSPQGQSPKDPPKENTPSTPKKSPPKPTSPKPKPPHVSTPTLSPPPTPKSPPPKTTIPPPVTSPPPPVASPPPPPNYLPPSPPPVASPPPPPNTLPPPSPPPPLVQSPPPPVASPPPPVHSPPPPLASPPSPVASPPPPARSPPPPVASPPPPVHSPPPPVASPPPPVHSPPPPVASPPPPLIHSPPPPVALPPPPPTFEDVALPPSLGSLYASPPPPIFQGY, encoded by the exons ATGGCCTCGggtttttttcttctcttcttcctTGTATCATTCTgttctctttcttcatcttcttttGCAATAACTGATGTTGAGGCTGCTTCCATTGCTCGTCGCCAGCTTTTGGGTGACAAAGGCGAGTATGATATGACCATTAACATGGCATTCGCGAATTCCAGGTTGAAAAAAGCTTATGTTGCTCTTCAGGCATGGAAGAAAGCTATTTACTCCGACCCAACAAACTTCACGGCTAACTGGGAAGGTCCTAATGTTTGTGCCTATAATGGTGTCTTTTGTGACAATGCTCTCGACAATCCCAATATCTCTGTTGTTGCTGGCATTGATCTTAACCATGCAGACATAGCTGGACACCTCCCTGTCGAGCTTGGCCTTTTATCTGATGTTAGTCTTATCCACATTAACTCTAATCGGTTTTGTGGAATCATTCCTAAGAGCATTAAAAATCTTACGCTTTTAGATGAGATTGATTTCAGCAACAATCGTTTTGTGGGGCCATTCCCAGAAGTTGTGCTGGAATTGCCTAAGCTTAAATATCTTGATCTTAGGTACAACAATTTTGAAGGTTCAGTGCCTTCTGCACTATTTGAGAAGAATCTTGATGCCATATTTCTTAACAATAACCGATTCCATTCTACCATCCCTGAAAATTTGGGTAATTCTAATGCTTCAGTGGTGGTATTGGCGAATAACAAATTCTTTGGTTGCATTCCAAGCAGCATTGGCAAAATGAGTAGCACAATAGATGAGCTTGTTTTCACAAACAATGATCTCTCTGGTTGTTTACCTGAAGAAATTACCAAGCTGACGAGCCTAACGACGTTCGACATTAGCGGAAACAAGTTCGTTGGATCCTTACCAAAGGATTTGAAGTACATGCAGCAAGTTGAAGTCTTTGACATTGCATCCAACAAGTTCATGGGAAATGTTCCAGAAAACCTTTGTACCTTGCCCAACTTGGCCAATTTGACATTCTCCAACAACTATTTTGAGAGCTTGGACCAAAAATGTACGCCGTCGCGCTCCCATGATCTTGAAATTGAAGGCAAAGAAAATTGTTTGCAGGAACAACCAGATCAAAAGACAGAGAAGGAATGTTTACCAGTTTTGAGCAACCCTGTTGATTGTAGTAAAGGTCATTGTGGATTTTCTCCACAAGGGCAGAGTCCAAAGGATCCACCTAAAGAAAACACCCCTTCAACCCCCAAAAAGTCTCCACCAAAACCTACGAGTCCAAAACCAAAGCCACCTCATGTATCTACTCCAACCCTATCGCCACCACCGACTCCCAAATCACCTCCACCAAAAACCACCATTCCACCCCCGGTCACATCTCCACCACCGCCAGTTGCCTCACCTCCCCCACCACCAAATTATTTACCCCCATCCCCACCTCCAGTTGCCTCACCTCCCCCACCACCAAATACTTTACCACCACCATCACCGCCACCACCTCTAGTCCAATCTCCACCACCACCGGTGGCATCACCTCCACCTCCAGTCCActcaccaccaccaccactggCTTCACCTCCATCCCCAGTGGCTTCACCACCACCTCCAGCTCGATCTCCACCACCACCAGTGGCCTCACCTCCACCTCCCGTCCACTCACCACCGCCTCCAGTGGCGTCACCTCCAC ctccCGTTCACTCACCACCGCCTCCGGTAGCGTCACCTCCACCGCCACTTATCCACTCACCACCCCCACCTGTAGCCTTACCTCCACCTCCACCCACTTTTGAGGATGTTGCTCTTCCTCCATCATTGGGCTCGCTATACGCATCACCACCGCCACCAATTTTCCAAGGTTATTAA
- the LOC104109237 gene encoding CCG-binding protein 1, with protein MVLQAVTLNSLSSSLVGANELQYSSKRSSSSRFDVINSSTIRCCSRSHAYIPKLEPFSRTKFDRVVKDPPLIEKSENELSDYCSVLEGDDSYSCWQAYFELKDLEKEAPKEEVERLILQAGGVKTLIGCLHGVSDMHKAKRASKESAKIANLEEKVARPCPVPDGLPKTREELEEEEKARMPDSPFTRLLRAKGTHPVWYSSALDY; from the exons ATGGTGTTACAAGCAGTGACTTTAAATTCATTATCTTCTTCTCTTGTTGGAGCTAATGAGCTTCAATATTCTTCAAAAAGATCATCTTCTTCAAGATTTGATGTAATTAATTCGTCGACAATACGTTGTTGTTCAAGGAGCCATGCTTATATACCAAAGCTGGAGCCTTTTAGCAGAACCAAGTTCGATAGGGTTGTAAAAGACCCTCCTTTGATTGAAAAATCCGAAAACGAACTTTCAG ATTATTGTTCTGTTCTAGAAGGGGATGATTCCTATAGCTGCTGGCAGGCCTATTTTGAACTCAAAGATCTTGAA AAAGAAGCTCCTAAGGAGGAGGTAGAGAGGCTAATACTTCAAGCAGGTGGAGTAAAAACTCTCATTGGTTGTTTACATGGAGTTTCAGACATGCACAAAGCAAAACGAGCAAGCAAAGAATCAGCCAAGATTGCGAATCTTGAGGAAAAAGTGGCAAGACCTTGCCCTGTCCCTGATGGATTACCAAAGACAAGAGAAGAGCTTGAAGAAGAGGAGAAGGCTAGAATGCCAGATTCACCCTTTACTAGACTTCTCAGAGCCAAAGGAACACACCCTGTTTGGTACTCGTCTGCACTTGATTATTGA
- the LOC104109238 gene encoding pollen-specific leucine-rich repeat extensin-like protein 3 isoform X2, which produces MASGFFLLFFLVSFCSLSSSSFAITDVEAASIARRQLLGDKGEYDMTINMAFANSRLKKAYVALQAWKKAIYSDPTNFTANWEGPNVCAYNGVFCDNALDNPNISVVAGIDLNHADIAGHLPVELGLLSDVSLIHINSNRFCGIIPKSIKNLTLLDEIDFSNNRFVGPFPEVVLELPKLKYLDLRYNNFEGSVPSALFEKNLDAIFLNNNRFHSTIPENLGNSNASVVVLANNKFFGCIPSSIGKMSSTIDELVFTNNDLSGCLPEEITKLTSLTTFDISGNKFVGSLPKDLKYMQQVEVFDIASNKFMGNVPENLCTLPNLANLTFSNNYFESLDQKCTPSRSHDLEIEGKENCLQEQPDQKTEKECLPVLSNPVDCSKGHCGFSPQGQSPKDPPKENTPSTPKKSPPKPTSPKPKPPHVSTPTLSPPPTPKSPPPKTTIPPPVTSPPPPVASPPPPPNYLPPSPPPVASPPPPPNTLPPPSPPPPLVQSPPPPVASPPPPVHSPPPPLASPPSPVASPPPPARSPPPPVASPPPPVHSPPPPVASPPPPVHSPPPPVASPPPPPPVHSPPPPVASPPPPLIHSPPPPVALPPPPPTFEDVALPPSLGSLYASPPPPIFQGY; this is translated from the exons ATGGCCTCGggtttttttcttctcttcttcctTGTATCATTCTgttctctttcttcatcttcttttGCAATAACTGATGTTGAGGCTGCTTCCATTGCTCGTCGCCAGCTTTTGGGTGACAAAGGCGAGTATGATATGACCATTAACATGGCATTCGCGAATTCCAGGTTGAAAAAAGCTTATGTTGCTCTTCAGGCATGGAAGAAAGCTATTTACTCCGACCCAACAAACTTCACGGCTAACTGGGAAGGTCCTAATGTTTGTGCCTATAATGGTGTCTTTTGTGACAATGCTCTCGACAATCCCAATATCTCTGTTGTTGCTGGCATTGATCTTAACCATGCAGACATAGCTGGACACCTCCCTGTCGAGCTTGGCCTTTTATCTGATGTTAGTCTTATCCACATTAACTCTAATCGGTTTTGTGGAATCATTCCTAAGAGCATTAAAAATCTTACGCTTTTAGATGAGATTGATTTCAGCAACAATCGTTTTGTGGGGCCATTCCCAGAAGTTGTGCTGGAATTGCCTAAGCTTAAATATCTTGATCTTAGGTACAACAATTTTGAAGGTTCAGTGCCTTCTGCACTATTTGAGAAGAATCTTGATGCCATATTTCTTAACAATAACCGATTCCATTCTACCATCCCTGAAAATTTGGGTAATTCTAATGCTTCAGTGGTGGTATTGGCGAATAACAAATTCTTTGGTTGCATTCCAAGCAGCATTGGCAAAATGAGTAGCACAATAGATGAGCTTGTTTTCACAAACAATGATCTCTCTGGTTGTTTACCTGAAGAAATTACCAAGCTGACGAGCCTAACGACGTTCGACATTAGCGGAAACAAGTTCGTTGGATCCTTACCAAAGGATTTGAAGTACATGCAGCAAGTTGAAGTCTTTGACATTGCATCCAACAAGTTCATGGGAAATGTTCCAGAAAACCTTTGTACCTTGCCCAACTTGGCCAATTTGACATTCTCCAACAACTATTTTGAGAGCTTGGACCAAAAATGTACGCCGTCGCGCTCCCATGATCTTGAAATTGAAGGCAAAGAAAATTGTTTGCAGGAACAACCAGATCAAAAGACAGAGAAGGAATGTTTACCAGTTTTGAGCAACCCTGTTGATTGTAGTAAAGGTCATTGTGGATTTTCTCCACAAGGGCAGAGTCCAAAGGATCCACCTAAAGAAAACACCCCTTCAACCCCCAAAAAGTCTCCACCAAAACCTACGAGTCCAAAACCAAAGCCACCTCATGTATCTACTCCAACCCTATCGCCACCACCGACTCCCAAATCACCTCCACCAAAAACCACCATTCCACCCCCGGTCACATCTCCACCACCGCCAGTTGCCTCACCTCCCCCACCACCAAATTATTTACCCCCATCCCCACCTCCAGTTGCCTCACCTCCCCCACCACCAAATACTTTACCACCACCATCACCGCCACCACCTCTAGTCCAATCTCCACCACCACCGGTGGCATCACCTCCACCTCCAGTCCActcaccaccaccaccactggCTTCACCTCCATCCCCAGTGGCTTCACCACCACCTCCAGCTCGATCTCCACCACCACCAGTGGCCTCACCTCCACCTCCCGTCCACTCACCACCGCCTCCAGTGGCGTCACCTCCAC CTCCCGTTCACTCACCACCGCCACCAGTGGCCTcacctccacctccacctccCGTTCACTCACCACCGCCTCCGGTAGCGTCACCTCCACCGCCACTTATCCACTCACCACCCCCACCTGTAGCCTTACCTCCACCTCCACCCACTTTTGAGGATGTTGCTCTTCCTCCATCATTGGGCTCGCTATACGCATCACCACCGCCACCAATTTTCCAAGGTTATTAA